The following proteins are co-located in the Festucalex cinctus isolate MCC-2025b chromosome 15, RoL_Fcin_1.0, whole genome shotgun sequence genome:
- the st6galnac4 gene encoding alpha-N-acetyl-neuraminyl-2,3-beta-galactosyl-1,3-N-acetyl-galactosaminide alpha-2,6-sialyltransferase isoform X3, translating to MKSTFLDLHFNQCALISSSGRMRGSGLGADIDRMPCVIRMNDAPTAGYEADVGGRTSVRVVSHSSVPGLLKERRRYFLRQPADTTYVFWGPDRNMRTDGGGAVFNALRKMAGQFPAARLYAMTAERVRFCDDVFQNETGKNRMESGAYLSTGFFTMILAMEMCDRIQVFGMINADYCRRSNRSAAPYHYYGRASSDECLMYKAHERKRRGGHRFITEKAIYAKWAARGKMEFRHPSWNL from the exons TTCCTGGACCTGCACTTCAACCAGTGCGCCCTGATCTCCAGTTCGGGCCGGATGCGCGGCTCGGGCCTGGGCGCCGACATCGACCGAATGCCGTGCGTGATCCGCATGAACGACGCGCCCACGGCGGGCTACGAGGCCGACGTGGGCGGCCGGACCAGCGTGCGCGTGGTCTCGCACAGCAGCGTGCCGGGCCTGCTCAAGGAGCGGCGCCGCTACTTCCTCCGCCAGCCGGCCGACACCACGTACGTCTTCTGGGGGCCCGACAGGAACATGAGGAcggacggcggcggcgccgtcTTCAACGCGCTGCGCAAGATGGCCGGCCAGTTTCCCGCCGCCAGACTCTACGCCATGACTGCGGAGAGGGTCCGGTTCTGTGACGACGTGTTTCAGAATGAAACTGGGAAGAATAG AATGGAGTCCGGCGCGTACCTCAGCACAGGATTCTTCACCATGATTCTGGCTATGGAGATGTGCGACCGCATCCAAGTTTTTGGGATGATTAACGCCGACTACTGCAG ACGAAGCAATCGCAGCGCGGCGCCGTATCACTACTACGGCCGGGCGTCGTCGGACGAGTGCCTGATGTACAAGGCGCACGAGCGCAAGCGGCGCGGCGGCCATCGCTTCATCACCGAGAAGGCCATCTACGCCAAGTGGGCCGCGCGAGGCAAGATGGAGTTCAGGCACCCCTCGTGGAATTTGTGA